Below is a window of Lycium ferocissimum isolate CSIRO_LF1 unplaced genomic scaffold, AGI_CSIRO_Lferr_CH_V1 ctg2330, whole genome shotgun sequence DNA.
CTTGCCAACTTTCAAGACCAGCCTGAATTCCTGTAACTCGATTCGCGATAAACCCAACATTTTCGTTTAGACTTTTGAGTTGACCAATTAGCTCTTCAAGGGTGTTAGTGTCATCACTGGCAAACCAATCTTTTGAAGAACACTTCTCCTTTACTCTTGGAATTACTTGCTCCCCATATGCAATCACCTGCAACAAGAGTAgtaagtaatagaatgagacatatgtatatagtcTAGTATCTTAGATCTCATTTAAACTTCATGAATCTGAGGAATGAGCCAATATTCATTACCAAATATATATTTCAATGATGATAATAAGGGATCATAAGTAATAAAAACTTTATCCACCTAGTAGTTAATCATATTCTTTAGTATTTTTCCATTTTAACTTTATAAACTTCTTTCTGGTTTATTTGTCACTAAAGTTTCATTTAGCTACTATCCTTTCTTTCCTCCTTCCTTCAACTACACTTTTCCTTTCTACTTGTTTTTAGTGTCTATTGGACTTATATACAGAGATGGAGGAGATTCATATATGCTAGGAACTCAcaagctatgttgctcggactatTCAGAAATGTGGATGGGTGCGTGTGGGATTCTCCAATATTAGTGCATTTTGGGAGAAACTGACATGGTGCAACAACATTtatggagagtccgagcaacatagctcaCAAGACCCTACCATGACGGCTTTACGAGCACAAGAGAATACTAATCAGTGATTCCATCAGACCTATTTCCTTTCTTGACAAAATCAACCAAACCTAAGTGGTCACGAGACCTTGTTGATACTGATTGAGTTAGACGTCCACATGAAAATATCGGTGTAATATAGAGAGATATACTCGCTCTTTTTAGTGATAACTATGTTTCCATTTCCATCTTCTCTTAATTTGGAGAAACAAAATCAACTAATGGTTTCACCTTTCTCTTCACTTGATGTTACATTGACATGACTGAGGAAGTACCTGGAGAAGGCGCTGCGAGTCAAGATGCACCTTAGGAAATCTTCTATCATCCAACATTTGTTGCTTTATGGAAAAACCACCTGCAATGAATGCAGAAAAATCTTTCATTTGAATCATAAAAGGAGGAAATTTTTCCAGTGTAGAAAATGTCTTTTGACTAAACATTAAGCACtaggagaaaaaaaatggtGTACTACAGTAAGAGAGTTAACGAAGTAAATCTGTTAAGTCATACAGCTCTAAGCACATATAAATGAGTGAAATAATACGCTTGTCCAGTTTAACATGTATAACAGAATGTACCTCTGTCCAATTCCAATTCCACGGAGTCCAACTCCAGCTCTAGCTTTGTTACAATATCTTGAATGTGATCCACATGCGTGTCTATAATGTGAACAACAAGATTCGACACAGATTTAGGCACAGGATTGTCAGCCTCTTCAAAATGATTCTTTGTCAGCAGAAAGTCAAGAACATGTTCCCTGATTACAGTTCCACCCCTTAATTCCCTTTGTACACCATAACTTGGACTATCCACAATGGGAATCTCAGAGAGAAGAGACTCATTTACCGGGGAAAAACCCAATCTTGGAACGCGGCCTAATGACACGGTGATCACCAAATTCTCTGTAACTCTTGCAGCAATTCTAAATGTAAAGTTGCTGGATGCAGGGCCAGGTGAATTAACTCGAAAAACTAGAGCACCGTTAACGTGCCCACAAAAGGGTCCATTGCTAACTAGTGATAGAATGTCTTGGAGATTCAGAGGCGGGCATAGTACGTCTATAAGATACCGTGCAGATTGTGAGAGTTTTTGGTTCCACTTTGGAAGTTCAACATGGTACCAACAAAATTCTTTGCCTCTTCCCTCTGATAAATCCCATTCCTTGTCGAAATAATTCCCTTCTCCATCAAACTTATAGGCCTTTCGCCTTACACCACCAGAATAATTGTAAGAGTTGTCcggaatatgtgtgtgtgaggtAGATTCTATATCTATTTCCTCTCTTTCTTCCTCTCCCTCTGCAATCAGTTCTTCGCGAGTAAGCTCCATGCACAGGAGGAGCCAAATATTTTACTCTCGCTGTCCCAATATATGTGGCACTCTTCGTATTTCGAGATTGTAAGCTTTATCGCTCCTCAGCTAATTCTTATACACTGAATAaaacaaatcatacaacaaAGTCCAATAATATATATGGTTGTTCAATCTTGATATTCCTTTAAACACGCAAAATGTTGCTCAATTTCAGTATTAATTGGAAATGCTCTTTATAGCAATGCTTTTCACCAAAAATAATTCAGACCCAAAATAACCCCATATCACCACGAAAACCAATATAATCCCACATTATCCACTTAAGGATAAATAATAAGATACGAACAGAATTATGGAAACTGTTTTTACAGCATCTTGGTCCAAAGAATTCATGCAATGTGCCAGCCTTGAcagtggcaaaaaaaaaaaaatgttgagaAGGAGGAAGGAATGGTTTCTTTACggtgttttctttattttttttcctggtaagaaatcaagaaatgtGATTAAGAGAAAATGCTAGAAAGGATCAACAGGACAGAAATGCATTCAAGAATTTGTTAAAACTgtttgttgaaggaaaaagtTATTGGTCTTTAATGAAGCAGCCTAATTTCCATTCATTCAATAGTCACATTAGTCAATCTCAATTCCCATATGCCAAAAATAAATCCTAAGGAAAGAAGTAGAGGTGAGAATTGCTCCAAACCGGAGAATtacatgtgtgtgatattgacaaCATTGGAACTAATTCAACTTTAGACATAtacttgatttttctaaagATCATATCATATAAGAAGACAGATGTTCCAGTTTGTCAATCTCTGTGAGACATTTTAGCAGCATTTTGTACCGTAACAAAGTTTTGTTAGTGttattgttttttgtttttgtttttgtttttgttgttttttttttttttttttccattttttcttttaatgttttgtTAGTGTAAAGATTTGGTCTCTATAGAATTATAGCAGTATATTGGTATTTAAGTGGTCATTTGATCAAATACTGGTTGACCGCAAATAATTATAGATTTATAGTAGTGCTATACAAAATGGAATTATATAATTTTGTGACGTCAAACAGGTAAGTGGAATTACTAAAATAACTTAACATTTACCATCATTTTTCCCGATCgagtataaaattttataatcaCTATAACTAATACATGCAAATCTTAtttaaaatcaatctctctatatatatatgaaattataAAATGCGAAATAAGAATACatacattaaataaaatagtgGTGGATGTCGTCATTGTGGGTTCAACTAAATCTAATATTTCCACTTAAAGTTTAATAGCATTATATATAAATAGCactaaaatttcaacaaatattaAATAAGAACTCAAAAGTTCAATGAATTCAGTATCGGAATTTTTGAATGTCGAACCCAATCAACTTAAATATTGAATTAGCTTTAAATAAAATACCTAAAATacaattaattgttgattttcaTATCACAATCTCTGTTTAAAGATCCTACATTATATATCCTCcgtctatttttacttgtctactATACAAAAAATAGATGTTGATTTTTACATGTccaatttgaaaaatcaagagataaatTGCCATTTTATACCTATGTCATCCTTATTATTTAAAGTATTAAtcattttcaattcatttcCTAACATTAAATAATTTAGTAATAAATAAgcactacaagaaagaagacatttggcaacaatttttttttttgttgccatagatagGTTATTGTcgcaaaaaatacttttggcaacaacattttttttattgttgcataaacttttcccaacggctgttattgcaacgacgtgcaacaacttaatttttttttttttttgcttgccATAGCTACTCCTAAGACTTAATTATGGATAGTAACtaccttttttaatatttaagcTTAGTAGCTATATTATTCAAAATTTACATTTCATAGCTACCCCaccttttttaattaaatgtgGTGCCCCATAACCCCTAAGTTTTTGCCGTTTTAGCTTCATGCCCATCAAGTGTATTTTCAATGTATTTTTTCAGTGTATACAGCCGTTTTCACGCCTATTTTCAGTGTATTTTCAGTACATACAACCgttttttactcaacaacaattttgtatttcgttgtatttcaaaaacgcgaaCGTGACTAAACTGAATAGcgattttgtatttcgt
It encodes the following:
- the LOC132043354 gene encoding uncharacterized protein LOC132043354, producing MELTREELIAEGEEEREEIDIESTSHTHIPDNSYNYSGGVRRKAYKFDGEGNYFDKEWDLSEGRGKEFCWYHVELPKWNQKLSQSARYLIDVLCPPLNLQDILSLVSNGPFCGHVNGALVFRVNSPGPASSNFTFRIAARVTENLVITVSLGRVPRLGFSPVNESLLSEIPIVDSPSYGVQRELRGGTVIREHVLDFLLTKNHFEEADNPVPKSVSNLVVHIIDTHVDHIQDIVTKLELELDSVELELDRGGFSIKQQMLDDRRFPKVHLDSQRLLQVIAYGEQVIPRVKEKCSSKDWFASDDTNTLEELIGQLKSLNENVGFIANRVTGIQAGLESWQADQITGKLYNLSFLSIMFLPLTVVTGVFGMNVGGVPWTNQNEPELKDGFTNVMLLCVALILLVLLCFLFPDFYSSVMTWKRRRDMKRNWSLNHKSSLRRNTSSIRETNDKEGYQQLY